CCGCCAAACGCATTGCATCCTCCCCGGACGAACACTCGCATCACGGTCCTGGAGCGCACGCATGCGCCGCCCTGGCTTCGCGTTGCCGTTGCTGGAAATGCGGGTACTGCGTCGACGACACCGGTCAGCCTGCGCGCGGCAGACAACAGGACGATGACATTGCCCTGCCTGTACCCATGTCGCTTCCATCAAGGCCGCGCTGCCAGAGAGGTGGCGACCGCAGCGGTCTGCGTAACAAGCAGGGAGTGAGAGTGTCGTGAATAGCGGTGCCACACTGCCCGAATCGGGGCAGCCGTGGCGCGGCATCCATGGCGCGTTGACGCTGTATTCCATGCGTCAAAGGCTAATCCGCCTGTCGTTTTTGGCCTTGATTGGAATCAAGGCGCGATGCTTGATCTCAGTCACGATTCAGACGTGACCTTGAACAGGTCATGCGCAAGCGGTTGTGTCCGCCTGGGGCACAGAACGCGACAGGCCCGCATGTCGCCATGCGGGCCTGTGGGCTACGTCATCATGTCGACACGGGTCAGCGCGGGCCGAGCACCGTCGTCAGGTCGTCGCCCTGCGGCAGTCCGGCGCGGCGCTGCACCTGACCCTGTGAATCCTGGAACAGGATGCCTGGCGTGCCCTGGAAGCCCATCTCCAGCATCAGGACCTGGTTGGCATCAAGCTTGCCTGCGATCTCGCGGCTGATGTTCGGCAGCGCCTTGATGCCGCCACGGTCGAACTGGTGCTCGTTCTCCAGCAGCGCCGCGCTCGGATCACGCGCGGCGAGGATGGCGGCGGCCTTGGCCGGGCTGTCCTCGCGGATCACGCCAACCATGATGTGACGCAGCTGCACCTTGCCGGCATCGACCCACGGCCGCGCTGCCTCCCAGAATTTGTGGCAGTAGGGGCAGTTGGCGTCACTGAAGGTGTAGACCACGCGCGGCGCGTCGGCCTTGCCATCGCGCACCCAGGCACTGGCTTCCAGCTTGGTCCACATCTTGGCCGACATCGGTGCGGCGACCAGCTTTTCGACCGCCTCGGCGGCCACATCATTGCCCTCGGCATCGAACAGGCTGCCCACCAGCACATGCTTGCCATCGGCCGTGACATAGGCCGCTGCAGGCTGCTGGCCACCTACCACGCCGGCAAAGCCACGCAGGCCACCCGGCGCATCAAACTCGGCAACGACCTCGAAGCCGTGCTTCTCGATGCCCTTCAGCACCGCCGGGCGATCGCCCTGGGCAGTCGTGGCCGGTGCGCCGGCCGTCGGCGCCGTGGCGGCCTTGCCCGGTGGCGTCTGTGCCTGGCTGCAGGCGGCCAATGCCAGCATGACCGGCAGCAAGAGCACCGCCGGAGCAGTGCGCAGGGAAGTCGACAACATGGGAACTCCGTAGTGAGATGCCCGCGCAGGCTACCGCAGCCGGCGCAGTTTGTGTTCAAGACCGGCCGCCGTCAGTTCGCCCAGGTGCAGTTCACGCAGGCGCCCATCGGCGTCGAAGAAGAGCGTCGAAGGATAGGCCTGCACGCCCAGCACGGTTGAAGCGGCAGCCTCATCGTCCAGCAGCACATTGCCCAGCTCCAGTCGTTGGCTGGCCAGGAAACCCTGGACCTCATCCAGGGTTTCGCCCTGGTTGAGGAATGCGACCTGCACATCGGCATGGACCTGCTGAGCCGTCGCCAGCACCGGCATCTCACGGCGGCAGGGCCCGCACCACGTGGCCCACAGATTCAGCACCAGTGGCTTGCCGCGAAACTGCTGCAGATCGACCTTGCCGCCCTTCAGGTCTTCCACCTGCAGCATTGGCAGCGGCATCTGCCGCTCCTGCCAGGCAGACAACAACGCGCCACCACCGGCCCAGAGCAGCACGCCGACCAGCGCACTGGCCAACACCGGTACACGCAGTGCGCGCCACGGCCGCAGGCGCCACAGTGCCCAGGCCAGCC
This genomic interval from Stenotrophomonas sp. 57 contains the following:
- the dsbG gene encoding thiol:disulfide interchange protein DsbG, with protein sequence MLSTSLRTAPAVLLLPVMLALAACSQAQTPPGKAATAPTAGAPATTAQGDRPAVLKGIEKHGFEVVAEFDAPGGLRGFAGVVGGQQPAAAYVTADGKHVLVGSLFDAEGNDVAAEAVEKLVAAPMSAKMWTKLEASAWVRDGKADAPRVVYTFSDANCPYCHKFWEAARPWVDAGKVQLRHIMVGVIREDSPAKAAAILAARDPSAALLENEHQFDRGGIKALPNISREIAGKLDANQVLMLEMGFQGTPGILFQDSQGQVQRRAGLPQGDDLTTVLGPR
- a CDS encoding TlpA disulfide reductase family protein, with the translated sequence MSSVGPVPMPVVLILACALLAMGIARLWPRGKGEMPVPSAASMVLDMLLIGLLCGRISFVALNVALYRQAPWSILQITDGGYHLGVVLVSGLAWALWRLRPWRALRVPVLASALVGVLLWAGGGALLSAWQERQMPLPMLQVEDLKGGKVDLQQFRGKPLVLNLWATWCGPCRREMPVLATAQQVHADVQVAFLNQGETLDEVQGFLASQRLELGNVLLDDEAAASTVLGVQAYPSTLFFDADGRLRELHLGELTAAGLEHKLRRLR